The Methyloceanibacter sp. wino2 nucleotide sequence CGGAGCTCCGCATCAAGACCATGGTTAACAAATCGTTTCAGGGCGTCCCGAACTGACACAAGTTCGACCCGGTGCCGGGTTCGCGTGATCGGCGCGCCGCCCTGGACGTCGATACCCTCGCCCGCGCGCCGGCCCAGTTCGGCGACGAGCCCTTCGAGCCCCTCTCCCGTCTTGGCCGAGATTGTCAGCCCGGATGCGGGGCCACGCTCCGCACCCGAGACCAAATCCGATTTGTTGGTCACGGTCAGAACAGGCACTTCACCAAAGCCCGGCGCAGGGACCGGATTCGACGATGCGCCGTCCACGATCCAAAGCACCAGGTCCGCCGCCTCCGCGCGCGAGACCGCACGGCGGATACCCTCGCTCTCGACGGCGCCGCCGCCCTCGCGAAGCCCGGCCGTGTCCGCGACGATGATCGGCAAGCCGCCGATATCCAGATGCACCTCGATCACGTCGCGTGTCGTGCCGGCCTCCTCCGAGACGATCGCGACGTCGCGCTTTGCCAGCGCATTCAGGATGGACGACTTGCCGGCGTTCGGCGGTCCCGCGATGACCACGCGGAACCCGTCCCGCAGGCGCTCGCCGCTCTGGTCGGCGAGATGAGTCTCGATGCGCGGCAGCAGCCCCTGAACCACATCCACGGACAACCGCGTGGCGTCGTCGGCCACGTCCGCCTCGTCCGAAAAGTCCAGGCCCGCCTCCATAAGGCTCTGCGCCTTCAGGAGCTCGGCCCGCCAGCCCTCGTAGAGATGCCGAAGCCCGCCTTCGGACTGGGCCAGAGCCTGACGCCGCTGCGCCTCGGTCTCGGCGCTGACGAGATCGGCCAGGCCCTCGACCTCGGTGAGATCCAACTTGCCGTTCTCGAAGGCCCGCCGGGCGAACTCGCCGGGCTCGGCAAGGCGCGTACCCACTGTGGCCAGCGCGGCCTCCACCACGGCCTTCACGACGGCACGGCCGCCATGAACTTGCAGCTCGGCCATGTCCTCGCCCGTGAAGCTGGCCGGACCCGGAAACCACAGCACCAGCCCACGATCGATTCCACCGATACGGCGCAAGGCAGCCTCACGTGGAACGGGCACCGATCCTATGAGGTGCTCCAGTACCGCACGCGTTTGCGGCCCGGAAATCCGAATGACCGCGACGGCGGCAACCCCTGCGCCCGAGGCAAGGGCCACGATCGTCTCGCCGGACTGCGACGCTTCCGCCCGCCTGGCCTCGTCATGCGTGGGGCTATGCTTCATAGTCTATCGTACCCAAAGAATATCGAATTCGCGTCCACACGCGGACCGGAAGGCAGGATGACCGAAAACGGCGGAAACCAACTCGGCGACGAGACCAGCCCCTATCTGCGCCAGCATAAGGACAATCCCGTCCACTGGCGCCCGTGGGGCCCGGAGGCGCTGGCCGAAGCCAAACGCACCGGCAAGCCAATTCTGCTGTCTGTCGGCTATGCCGCCTGTCATTGGTGCCATGTCATGGCCCATGAGAGTTTCGAGGATCCTGAAACAGCCGCGGTCATGAACGACCTGTTCGTGAACATCAAGGTCGATCGCGAGGAACGGCCAGACGTCGACTCGATCTACATGAACGCGCTGCAGATGATCGGCGAACAGGGCGGGTGGCCGCTGACCATGTTCCTCACGCCGGACGCCGAACCCTTCTGGGGCGGAACCTACTTCCCGAAGCACCAGCGCTATGGCCGGCCGGCCTTCGTGAGCGTTCTGCGCACGGTCGCCCACACGTTTCACGCGGAGCCGCAAAAGGTCCGCACCAACGCCGACGCCCTGCGCACCAGGCTTCACCCCACCCAGCCCAAGGGCGAGGCGGTCCGGCTCACGGACGCCACGCTCCAGAACTGGACCCAGCGCTTCCTCCAGGCCGTGGATCCCGTGACGGGGGGCATGCGAGGGGCCCCAAAATTTCCCCAAACCAATTTCTTCGCGCTCCTCTGGCGCGGCGGCCTCCGCTACGACGCCGAAGCCTTGCGCGAGGCTGTCGACCTCACCCTGACCCATATCTGCCAGGGCGGAACCTACGATCATGTGGGTGGGGGCTTCGCCCGCTACAGCGTCGACGAGCAATGGCTCGTGCCGCACTTCGAGAAGATGCTTTACGACAACGCGCTCCTGATCGACCTCATGACCGAGGTCTGGCGCGAGACCAAGTCGCCCCTCTTTGCCACGCGCATCGAGGAGACGGTCGGCTGGCTGTTGCGGGAAATGGTCACGGAAGGCGGCGCCTTCGCCGCCTCGCTCGATGCGGACTCCGAAGGGGAGGAAGGCAAGTTCTATGTCTGGGACTTCGACGAGGTGAAGGCCCTGCTCGGCGCGGACAACATCAACTTCTTCGCCGACATGTACGACGTCACACCGCCGGGCAATTTCGAAGACAAGAATATTCCCAACCGTCTGCATACGGTCGAATTGCGGGACGAGGAAACCGAGGCGCGGCTGCAACGCATGCTGCGGACGCTTTTCGAAAGCCGTTCCCTCCGTATACGTCCTGGGTTCGACGACAAGGTCTTGGCCGACTGGAACGGACTGATGATCGCGGCGCTTGCCAATGCGGCCACGGCCTTCGACAGGCCCGAGTGGTTAGAGGCCGCGGAAACCGCCTTCGATTTCGTCCTTATGCGGATGAGTATGGGCGTGCGGCTCATTCATTCCTATCGCGAAGGCCCGGGTAACGCCCCTGCCACAGCCAGCGACTATGCCAATATGATCCGCGCCGCGCTCGCGCTCGCCAACGCCACCAACAACCCCGAATACGTGGAGCAGGCCTGCGCCTGGACCCACGTGCTCGACAAACATTATTGGTCCGAGGATCTCGGCGGCTATCACCTGGCGGCCGACGACACGAACGACATCCTCGTGCGCCCGCTCAACGCCCATGACGACGCGACGCCCAATGCCAACGCGATGATGGTGTCGAACCTCGTCGCGCTCACCTCCTGGACCGGCAATAATACGTATACGGATCGTGCCGAGAGGCTCATCGAGGCGTTCGGCCCCGCGATTACAGCAAACCCCGTTGGCCATTCAGGGATGCTGGGCGCGGCGCTCGACCGGCTGGCGCCGGCGCTCGTAGTCCTGATGGTTCCGGAAGGCGGCGACCCCACCGCCATGCGCGCGGCGCTCCGCGACGTGTCGCTCCCCAATGCGGTTGTCGACGAAGTCTGGGCCGACGAGACCCTGCCGTCGACGTCACCCGCCGCCGGCAAGACTGTCATCGACGGCAAGACCACGGCTTACGTCTGTATCGGCCCGCAATGCTCCCTGCCGGTCACCGAACCGGAAAAGCTCGTGGAGACAATCAAGACGGCGCGGCAAGCGCCCAGCTCCGGAACTGCAGGGCCGAGCAATAGGGCGTCCAAGCAGACCTAAGCCGCGCAGATCGTCCACAACGACAGGCCAGCTAAGTGACTCTGGCACAATGATAATTCGTTAACCTATTGAGATTCAATAACGATTCTTGACTTTGAGTGCGAATAGCACCATATAGTGAATGGATCGAGTGACACGGTGAAAATCTGCCTGCCGTAGC carries:
- a CDS encoding thioredoxin domain-containing protein — encoded protein: MTENGGNQLGDETSPYLRQHKDNPVHWRPWGPEALAEAKRTGKPILLSVGYAACHWCHVMAHESFEDPETAAVMNDLFVNIKVDREERPDVDSIYMNALQMIGEQGGWPLTMFLTPDAEPFWGGTYFPKHQRYGRPAFVSVLRTVAHTFHAEPQKVRTNADALRTRLHPTQPKGEAVRLTDATLQNWTQRFLQAVDPVTGGMRGAPKFPQTNFFALLWRGGLRYDAEALREAVDLTLTHICQGGTYDHVGGGFARYSVDEQWLVPHFEKMLYDNALLIDLMTEVWRETKSPLFATRIEETVGWLLREMVTEGGAFAASLDADSEGEEGKFYVWDFDEVKALLGADNINFFADMYDVTPPGNFEDKNIPNRLHTVELRDEETEARLQRMLRTLFESRSLRIRPGFDDKVLADWNGLMIAALANAATAFDRPEWLEAAETAFDFVLMRMSMGVRLIHSYREGPGNAPATASDYANMIRAALALANATNNPEYVEQACAWTHVLDKHYWSEDLGGYHLAADDTNDILVRPLNAHDDATPNANAMMVSNLVALTSWTGNNTYTDRAERLIEAFGPAITANPVGHSGMLGAALDRLAPALVVLMVPEGGDPTAMRAALRDVSLPNAVVDEVWADETLPSTSPAAGKTVIDGKTTAYVCIGPQCSLPVTEPEKLVETIKTARQAPSSGTAGPSNRASKQT
- the mnmE gene encoding tRNA uridine-5-carboxymethylaminomethyl(34) synthesis GTPase MnmE — encoded protein: MKHSPTHDEARRAEASQSGETIVALASGAGVAAVAVIRISGPQTRAVLEHLIGSVPVPREAALRRIGGIDRGLVLWFPGPASFTGEDMAELQVHGGRAVVKAVVEAALATVGTRLAEPGEFARRAFENGKLDLTEVEGLADLVSAETEAQRRQALAQSEGGLRHLYEGWRAELLKAQSLMEAGLDFSDEADVADDATRLSVDVVQGLLPRIETHLADQSGERLRDGFRVVIAGPPNAGKSSILNALAKRDVAIVSEEAGTTRDVIEVHLDIGGLPIIVADTAGLREGGGAVESEGIRRAVSRAEAADLVLWIVDGASSNPVPAPGFGEVPVLTVTNKSDLVSGAERGPASGLTISAKTGEGLEGLVAELGRRAGEGIDVQGGAPITRTRHRVELVSVRDALKRFVNHGLDAELRAEELRIAAHHLGRLTGRIDVEEVLGAIFSEFCIGK